The window TCCAACCCAACCCAAGGGCTGAAGCGGCCACGGAACGAAACAGGGAACAAAGTGACAGTGGTGCTCGGTGCGCAATGGGGAGATGAAGGCAAAGGAAAAGTCGTCGATTTATTGGCGACTGAGTCTGACCTTGTTTGCAGATGTCAGGTAATATCGTGTGTATATGATACGATATTAATGCAACGTTCACATACTTGAACTGACAAAAGTTGTCATCATGTCATTGAATTATAACGCATGGTTGCTGTGAAATTCATGATGCGTCTTTTGTTTTGTTATGTGGTGTCCTCGAGGTTATAAGGGAATTTAGGATCAATAAAGTTCTGTTTTGCTTTCTATTTTATCATTGCAGAAAATTAGTTTACATTTAATTGTTTTAAGAATTGAAAAATTCCTTGGTGGACTATTAACCGTTCTTCAATTTCAACTGAATTTTAATTTATTGACTTGACTGGAGTTTAAATTAAACTTTTCAAATTGGAATGCTATTGACTGGTTATTTGTCTCTTCTTATGACATGATCATTACGAACTTGAAAGCATAGTCTCTCAACTGGGGATCCATACCTCACACATCACTTAGCTGTAAATTGTATCTATCTGAAGACCTATACAGTAAAATGCTAAAATAGACCGAAGTACCAACATAGGGCAAAAAGCAAAATTCACACAGTACTGCTGGGGGAAGGAAGCGTTAGATCACAATTAGATCAATACTCATAGTATTACAAAGGTTTATTGATATCATAAAGAGGGTGTCATAAACTATTCTGCTATATAGAGCCGAACCCCCTTAATGAAGATGATGTCAATAATGACACTTAGGCAAAGTTTCTTTAGATCAAAGTTTCTCTTTGACCAGCAAAGAAAAACAAAACTTGCTCAGAAATAATTTATTGGGAGACTAACAGCGTAAAGTCCATTACACAGTTGTTGTGTTGTACTCTCCATTGACAGCAGGTCACAGCACTGAGCACTCTGTGTACTCCTTCAGCCTGCCCAACCCACTGGGCTGGTGCAGGGTCACATTCCCAGGGTGACTTGACATTTAGAAGGTCTTAGCCAGGGTGCATGGAGTGGAGGGTCTGGCAGCCAAGTCTGTTAAAATAGTTGGTAGGGGGTAGATTGGTGACAAGGAGGGGGCTTGGACTCTATTACCCACTGACTAAAATAAGATTATACATTTGCTCTGGATGTATGGCCAGTGGATGTCCTGACTGTTTTATGTCCACATTTTGCTCTCCCTTTACGAGTAACAGCcataaatcaaatcaataatTGTCCTTCTGTGAAATCAAGCTGCTAGACTTTGGTGACAGTTGGAGGTTTGCTAAACACGATCTTGTTTTGATCTTCCAGGGCGGTAACAATGCAGGCCACACAGTGGTAGTGGAAGGTAAAGAGTATGACTTCCACCTTCTCCCCAGTGGAATTATCAACCCCAAAAGTATATGTGTCATTGGTGAGTGTTTCTCTACTCTTTATCCCCATTTCCACTAACTCCAGTAGGCAATGGTCAGTATGTTCTCATTTATCCAGCATATGTTCCTTTGTAGGTAATGGCGTAGTCATACACCTACCAGGTTTGTTTGAGGAGGCGGAGAAGAATGAGAAGAAAGGTAAATCAAGTATTTTTAGAATAACAGTCAATGCTGTAGTTGTCAAGTTTGAGGAAACCATTAcagtatttttttttctccattctcTGACCAGGTCTCAAAGGCTGGGAGAAGAGACTAATTGTCTCTGACAGAGCTCACCTTGGTATGTGTGTATTTTGTAGTTTCACAAATGAAGCGAAGATGTATACAGAATATGTGCTATTtggtgtgtttgtttatctgcataatgtacactgagtatacaaaacattaagaacacctgctctttccaggtgaaagctatgttcctttattgatgtcacttgttaaatccacttcaatcaatgtagatgaaggggaggagacaggttaaagaaggatttttaagccttgagacaattgagacatggatcgtgtatgtgtgccattcagagggtgaatgggcaagacaagattTAAAGGAAAAGTCCAGCTTTGGGTATTTGTTtgattagtccattgttgacatagttccaaaatgttttgcttgtcaccaatcaagttttcaagatatataatttaagaaatacagaaatcatccctgtatgatgcattttgcatcatatgatgctgcattttgcatcatatgatgctgcattttgcatcatatgatgctgcgttttgcaaaatgcatcatacagggatgatttctgtattttgcaactcaatattatgaaggtgttcctaatgtttggtatactcagtgtatatctgtgTATTGTGCTTAGAGAAAGGATGACATTTATTTTGCTTTTATCTTTCGACAGTGTTTGATTTCCACCAGGTTGTTGATGGAATTCAGGAGACCCAGCGACAAGCAACAGAGGGAAAGATGTAAGGGTAGGGAAGGCAATGGTTGCTTGCATAGGGGTAGAGAGTACAATGGTCCACTGTCAATAGAAATCCCAGGACTTCAGTCAATCACTTTCACATCTGATGAATAATTGTAGATGCTACTTTGTAATCCCCTCAGCTAAAACAGGTGTTTTTTTCTCATGACAGAATTGGAACAACCAAGAAAGGCATTGGACCCACCTATGCCAGCAAAGCATCTCGCATAGGACTGCGTGTCTGTGACCTGCTGGGAGACTTCAAGGAGTTCTCTACCAAGTATGCTTACTGAAAGACAGGACACAATATAAACATCTAAACCTGACATACAATAAACATTTTGAGAGTCCAAAAGTATATGATTGTGGCTGTCTCAAGACTTTGCTCTTGAACTAAATTGACCCACTAAACTGAAAAGTGATAGAGATTGAGATGATTTGGGGGTTTCTTTCAGATTCAAGAACCTTGTCGAACAGTACCAGTCCATGTACTCATCCCTGACAGTTGATACTGAAAGTCAGCTAAAAAAACTGAAGGTATTCGGTAAATCCCCTCTGAATGAATAGTCATGGGCTATGGATATATTAGATCTATGAGACTTCTTGTTGTCTTGTATTGTGCAGGAGTATGGAGAGAGGTTGCGGCCGATGGTGCGAGATGGAGTCTACTACATGTACGAGGCTCTTCATGGACCCCCAAAGAAAATCCTGGTGGAAGGGGCCAATGCTGCCCTCCTCGACATTGACTTTGGTAAGAAATGTCATGGTCCCATTGCGGATTATTATAAAAGAAATAGAGCCTGCACACTCCTAAGCTCCAACACGTGCCTTTATTCACAAGCAAACAACGTTTCGGTCCTGCATTGAGGATCGTGCCAATGATGAGATGGACAGGAAAGTGTGATGGTTAAATGGACAAACCATCTGTATGTAAGTTTATTTCCACTTTCTCTCTTCCCTTTAGGCACATATCCTTTTGTGACCTCATCAAACTGCACCGTTGGTGGGGCATGCACTGGTCTTGGCATCCCTCCACTGAATATTGGTGAAGTGTATGGTGTATCAAAGGCCTACACCACCAGGGTGGGAATTGGTGCCTTCCCCACAGAACAACTCAATGTAAGAGCTCATTCATCTATATGGACATTCTTGACTCTCTCAATAAGGAGATTCTAATGTAACGATTAAAGATGAACAGCCAGAGCAAGACTTGAACCAGTAACCTTGAGTGAGAGAGTGCACTATCACCTGTGTCATGA is drawn from Coregonus clupeaformis isolate EN_2021a chromosome 25, ASM2061545v1, whole genome shotgun sequence and contains these coding sequences:
- the LOC121539233 gene encoding adenylosuccinate synthetase isozyme 1 C, with the translated sequence MSFSWSAKDHKSYTNPPSNPTQGLKRPRNETGNKVTVVLGAQWGDEGKGKVVDLLATESDLVCRCQGGNNAGHTVVVEGKEYDFHLLPSGIINPKSICVIGNGVVIHLPGLFEEAEKNEKKGLKGWEKRLIVSDRAHLVFDFHQVVDGIQETQRQATEGKIIGTTKKGIGPTYASKASRIGLRVCDLLGDFKEFSTKFKNLVEQYQSMYSSLTVDTESQLKKLKEYGERLRPMVRDGVYYMYEALHGPPKKILVEGANAALLDIDFGTYPFVTSSNCTVGGACTGLGIPPLNIGEVYGVSKAYTTRVGIGAFPTEQLNVTGELLQTRGHEVGVTTGRKRRCGWLDLVILRYAHMINGFTAIALTKLDILDVLDEIKVGVAYKINGKRIPNFPANMELLHKVEVEYETFPGWKSDTSAARKWNDLPQKAQNYIRFVENHIGVPIKWVGIGKSRECMIQMF